Proteins found in one Syngnathus acus chromosome 9, fSynAcu1.2, whole genome shotgun sequence genomic segment:
- the kctd9a gene encoding BTB/POZ domain-containing protein KCTD9a produces the protein MRRVTLFVNGTSKNGKVVAVYGALSDLLSVASNKLGIKASCLYNGRGGLIDDIALIRDDDVLYVSEGDPFIEFPNEVKAGSDQQGAHTDWLTLNIGGRLFTTTRSTLVSKEPESMLAHMFREKDVWGNKQDEHGAYLIDRSPEYFEPILNYLRHGQLIINEGINIRGVLEEARFFGIEQLADQLELVIRNSQPPEDHSPISRKEFVRFLLATPTKSELRCQGLNFSGADLSRLDLRYINFKMANLSRCNLTHANLCCSNLERADLSGANLDGANLQGVKMLCSNAEGASLKGCNFEDPSGLKANLEGANLKGVDMEGSQMTGINLRVATLKNAKLKNCNLRGATLAGTDLENCDLSGCDLQEANLRGSNVKGAIFEEMLTPLHMSQSVR, from the exons ATGAGAAGAGTCACGTTATTCGTTAACGGGACGTCTAAAAATGGCAAG GTTGTAGCAGTCTATGGGGCTTTGTCTGACTTACTATCTGTAGCCAGCAATAAATTAGGAATTAAAGCATCCTGTTTATATAATGGCAGAGGAGGTCTCATCGATGACATTGCCCTAATCAG AGATGACGACGTGCTGTATGTCTCAGAGGGCGATCCATTTATTG AATTTCCAAATGAAGTCAAAGCTGGATCTGATCAACAAGGTGCTCACACTGACTGGTTAACCCTGAATATTGGTGGTCGTCTCTTCACCACTACCAG GAGTACCCTGGTCAGCAAAGAGCCAGAGAGTATGCTAGCTCACATGTTTCGAGAGAAAG ATGTGTGGGGAAACAAGCAAGATGAGCATGGGGCCTACCTCATCGACCGCAGCCCTGAATACTTTGAGCCCATTCTTAATTACTTGAGGCATGGTCAGCTTATTATCAATGAGGGCATAAATATCAGAG GTGTTCTTGAGGAGGCTCGTTTTTTTGGAATTGAGCAACTTGCCGATCAGTTGGAATTGGTCATCAGG AACTCCCAGCCGCCCGAAGACCATTCTCCCATTTCCCGCAAGGAGTTTGTGCGTTTTCTTTTGGCTACACCCACCAAGTCTGAGCTCCGTTGCCAG GGTCTTAATTTCAGTGGCGCGGATCTGTCCCGGCTTGATTTGCGCTACATCAATTTTAAGATGGCGAATCTCAGCCGTTGCAATCTGACACACGCCAACCTGTGCTGTTCCAATCTGGAGCGGGCCGATCTGTCCGGAGCCAACCTGGAC GGTGCTAACTTACAAGGTGTGAAGATGCTCTGCTCCAATGCCGAAGGTGCCTCTCTTAAAGGATGCAACTTTGAAGATCCCTCTGGGCTGAAGGCCAACCTGGAAG GTGCAAATCTGAAAGGAGTCGACATGGAAGGAAGTCAAATGACCGGCATTAACCTGCGGGTGGCCACTCTGAAAAACGCAAAGCTGAAAAACTGCAACTTGCGGGGTGCCACTTTAGCAGGGACGGATCTTGAG AACTGCGACCTGTCTGGCTGTGATCTACAAGAGGCTAACCTGAGGGGATCCAATGTGAAAGGAGCCATTTTTGAGGAGATGCTAACGCCGCTGCACATGTCGCAGAGCGTTCGATAA